The following are encoded in a window of Bacillota bacterium genomic DNA:
- a CDS encoding SIS domain-containing protein yields MLAERYFDTVGKVLDEIRRTQMDSIHTASQMIADSIIAGGVLYVFGASHTGILTQELVYRAGGLMLVNPIFAPGLSLDVRPAPMTSEIERLPGYGTVIIRNTRISDKDVIIVASVSGRNPVPIEIAMEAKKRGAKVIVLTSIRYSSSVSSRHPSGKRLFETDVDLVLDNCGVPGDAAIEVEGLGVKTGPTSTIAGCAILNAIIVEVIGRLVEAGVEVPVFLSGNLDEGDRHNRAFLEKYREKLTYL; encoded by the coding sequence TTGCTGGCAGAAAGGTATTTCGATACCGTAGGGAAAGTGCTCGATGAGATTCGCAGGACGCAGATGGATTCCATCCATACTGCGTCACAAATGATCGCTGATTCAATCATCGCCGGTGGGGTGTTGTATGTGTTCGGCGCGAGCCACACAGGAATACTCACGCAGGAACTGGTATACAGAGCCGGCGGACTTATGCTTGTCAACCCTATCTTTGCTCCGGGTTTGTCATTGGATGTAAGACCTGCTCCGATGACCTCAGAGATTGAACGTTTGCCTGGCTACGGCACAGTGATAATTAGGAATACGAGGATCTCTGACAAAGATGTGATCATAGTCGCTTCGGTTTCGGGACGCAACCCTGTGCCCATCGAAATAGCCATGGAGGCAAAGAAACGGGGCGCGAAGGTAATAGTCCTTACATCTATCAGATATTCTAGTTCGGTCTCCTCAAGGCACCCGAGCGGTAAGCGGCTTTTCGAGACTGATGTAGACCTTGTTCTTGATAACTGCGGGGTGCCGGGTGATGCAGCTATAGAAGTGGAAGGCCTCGGTGTCAAGACCGGTCCCACGTCCACTATCGCTGGGTGTGCCATATTGAACGCCATCATCGTGGAGGTAATTGGCAGACTCGTAGAAGCCGGAGTAGAGGTGCCTGTATTCTTGAGCGGGAATCTTGACGAGGGAGACAGACACAATAGGGCCTTTCTAGAGAAATACAGGGAGAAACTTACTTATCTTTAG
- a CDS encoding TIM barrel protein, with protein sequence MKIPVGLQLYSLREDAKKDFVGVLKAVASMGYEGVEFAGYWGLSSQELKKILNDLGLRAVGSHIGFAELQNNLPSVLDFLCDLGAKFVVCPGAPRELVKDAEGWRNFARSMSDIGEKCKERGLRLGYHNHAWEITPVDGKYALDLFFEEACPESVEAQLDLGWLLYAGVDPVAYMKKYSGRCPLVHVKDFTKEKKQTEVGTGALDLDAVVATAPEVGVEWYLIETEEYNMPPVESVKVGLWNLKAHLGI encoded by the coding sequence ATGAAGATTCCGGTCGGACTTCAGCTTTATTCGCTGCGTGAGGATGCAAAGAAAGATTTTGTGGGCGTGCTCAAAGCAGTGGCCAGCATGGGATATGAGGGAGTGGAATTTGCAGGCTACTGGGGCCTGAGCAGTCAGGAGCTTAAAAAGATCCTTAATGACCTGGGGCTTCGCGCCGTCGGGAGCCATATAGGTTTTGCCGAGCTCCAGAATAATCTGCCATCTGTGCTTGATTTCCTATGTGATCTTGGGGCCAAATTTGTCGTTTGCCCCGGCGCTCCGAGGGAACTGGTGAAGGATGCAGAGGGGTGGAGAAACTTTGCCCGGTCTATGAGCGATATAGGGGAGAAATGCAAGGAGCGCGGGCTCAGGTTGGGTTACCATAATCATGCCTGGGAGATTACCCCTGTTGACGGAAAGTATGCTCTGGACCTGTTTTTTGAAGAGGCCTGCCCTGAAAGCGTTGAAGCGCAGCTTGACCTCGGATGGCTTCTCTACGCTGGGGTAGATCCCGTAGCATATATGAAGAAATATTCCGGCCGTTGTCCACTGGTGCACGTCAAGGATTTCACCAAGGAAAAGAAACAGACCGAGGTTGGGACTGGAGCCCTTGATCTCGATGCGGTAGTTGCTACTGCTCCAGAGGTGGGCGTGGAGTGGTATCTTATTGAGACCGAGGAATACAATATGCCTCCGGTGGAAAGCGTGAAAGTGGGACTATGGAATCTGAAAGCTCATCTTGGCATATGA
- a CDS encoding mechanosensitive ion channel has protein sequence MESQRQEPRRVVWIGLWIGMVAASLIAEHLGVKTFSLPSGLTLLEFIALLAGIAAAYEILALATELSFRFSSKPPVEGLMVSRLYRLLMIFCLITGVAYGIGKLASFGTLFTLFGGMLLGWSLQAPVSGFAAWALVSLMRPFRPGDRVQFPSLGLTGDVQDIGVMYTILNQVGGTIGSEEAVGRYILVPNAMLFSQVVINYTVTQEAAYMLDEVVIRITYDSDWETAERILLDAAEEVTKDIIEATGVKPYIRSDWYDYGVYLRLRYQTRVKDRPEIAYQITKRIFNEFQKAKSVDLAIPYIYSYRVGVGRKASEFPLDKEIQGICEIPIDLIRYKGSQVDQQDIEQLAESIATRGLLQPIVVVRRPQDGAYDILAGHLRFEACKHLGWKTIPAMVRENPVANHEKSHSLDKLP, from the coding sequence ATGGAGAGCCAAAGGCAGGAGCCCAGGAGAGTTGTATGGATCGGCTTATGGATCGGGATGGTTGCTGCATCCTTGATTGCAGAGCATCTCGGTGTAAAAACCTTCAGCCTTCCATCTGGGCTTACTCTTTTGGAATTCATAGCGCTTCTTGCAGGGATTGCGGCGGCCTATGAAATCTTGGCACTGGCAACGGAGCTCTCCTTTAGGTTCTCATCTAAACCGCCGGTCGAAGGGCTAATGGTGAGCCGGCTCTATCGCCTACTAATGATATTCTGCCTCATCACGGGAGTTGCCTACGGGATCGGAAAACTTGCGTCATTTGGCACGCTTTTCACCCTTTTTGGGGGAATGTTACTAGGCTGGTCTCTCCAGGCGCCGGTAAGCGGTTTCGCGGCCTGGGCACTGGTGTCTTTGATGCGCCCATTCAGACCGGGGGACCGCGTTCAATTTCCAAGTTTAGGTCTGACAGGGGACGTTCAAGACATCGGAGTAATGTATACTATACTAAACCAGGTAGGAGGCACCATCGGGAGTGAGGAGGCTGTTGGGAGGTACATCCTCGTCCCTAATGCAATGCTCTTCAGTCAGGTGGTAATCAATTACACTGTAACTCAAGAGGCGGCATATATGTTGGACGAGGTTGTAATAAGAATCACCTATGACTCTGACTGGGAAACCGCGGAGAGAATTCTGCTTGATGCAGCGGAGGAGGTTACCAAGGATATAATCGAGGCAACTGGAGTCAAGCCTTACATCCGTTCGGACTGGTATGATTATGGCGTTTATCTGAGGTTACGCTATCAGACCAGGGTGAAAGACCGTCCCGAAATTGCCTATCAGATCACCAAGAGAATATTCAACGAGTTTCAGAAGGCTAAATCGGTTGATCTCGCAATCCCATACATCTATTCGTACCGGGTGGGTGTGGGCAGGAAGGCAAGTGAATTCCCCCTTGACAAGGAGATACAGGGTATATGCGAGATTCCCATTGACCTCATTCGATATAAAGGTAGCCAAGTAGACCAACAAGATATCGAGCAGTTGGCGGAGAGTATCGCAACTAGGGGCCTTTTACAGCCAATCGTAGTTGTGCGGCGCCCGCAGGACGGTGCCTATGACATTTTGGCTGGGCACCTGCGGTTTGAAGCATGCAAACATCTGGGCTGGAAAACCATACCGGCCATGGTACGTGAAAACCCCGTGGCAAATCATGAAAAATCCCATAGTTTAGATAAACTTCCATAA